Genomic window (Vicinamibacterales bacterium):
GCCTGCACGTCGACGCGCGTCGCGTGCAGCGCCGGCACGAGGCCGAAGAGAACGCTGGTGATCACCGAGAGGACCAGCGTCGCGCCGAGCACGCGCGCGTCGAGCGCGATGGGATAGCCGACAGGAAACACGTCCGCGCTGAGGCGAAGGAGTGCCGTCAGCACCAGCTGCCCGACCCCAAGCCCGAGTATGCCGCCGGCCACGGCGAGCACCGCGCTCTCGACGAGCAGCTGCCGAACGACCACCCCGCGGCTGCTGCCGAGCGCAAGACGGGTCGCGATCTCGCGCGTCCTCAGGGCTGAGCGCGCGAGCAGCAGGCCGGCGATGTTGACGCACGCGATCAGCAGCACGACGCCCACCGCCGCCCACAGCATCACGAGCGGCTGGCGGATCGATTCCGTCGCACTCTCCTGGAGCGGCACGAGCTTCGCGCGCGCCGTCGGAATCTCCTTGCGCGTCCGGTATTGCTCGAGCGCGGCCGGGGCGCCCAGGCTGTCGACTTCCGCCGTCGCCTGCTCCCAGGTCACGCCGGGCCGGAGCCGGACGATCATGCCGTAATTGCTGCCGCCACCCTCCCCCGTTCTCGCCGGCTTCACCGGCGTCCAGAGATCGACCGGGGATCCGGTCGTGAATCCTTCCGGCATCACGCCGACGACCGTGTACGGCTCCCCTTTCAACTGGATCGCCTGGCCGAGGATGGACGGACTGGCGTTGAACACGCGCGTCCACAACGCGTGGCTGAGAATCGCGACCGGCGGACCGCCGAGGCGATCCTCCTCGGCCGCGAATTCTCGTCCCATGAACGGCCGCACGCCCAGCACCGCGAAGTAGCCGGCGCTCACCCGTCCCTGCTTCACGTTCGCCGCGGCCTCCGCGGACACGAGGTTGACGCCGCCGCCGAAACTGCCGGCCGAAACGGCCGATGCCACCGTGGCCGCCGCGTCGTGGATCGCGAGGAACGTATTGCCGTCGACGGCGGTGTTCTCGTTCGACCCGCGGCTCGAGCGCAGCACGATGGACACGCTGGCGAGACGGGCGGGATCGGGATACGGAAGCGGCTTCAGCAGGAGCGTGTTCACGACGGTGAACACCGCGGTGTTGACGCCGATCCCGACGGCGAGCGTGATCAGTGCGATCAGCGTGAACGACGGGGTCTTGCGCAGCATGCGCACTGCGTAGCGCAGGTCGCGCAGGATCGGTTCCAGCACAGGCATGCCGCTCATCCCCCCACTGTCTGATGCTCTAAGACGGGAGGGGCGGCGGATTGGTTGGCAGCGGAATCAGAGGCTCGGCGCCAGCGGGGCCTCGCGGGGACCTTCGCGCTCGTCGCTGCGCTCGTCCCAGACGTCGGAATCGGCGATGCCGCGGACGTCCGGGTGATTGCGGGCCTGCCGCACCATCTCTCCCCGCGGGTCGCCGAACCCCCACTCGCGGACGTCGATCGCGAAGCTGAATCGCGAGATGAGGGGACCGCGCGTGATGTCCGCGTCCTCCTCGTTGCGCGCCATGTCGGCCCGCGCGCGCTCGATCAACTGTTCCATGACCCACGCCGGCACGTTGCTCCGATACCCCGGATACACGTAGCTGAAGGTCTGAAGCTGCGCGAGCAGCAGCGGCCAGGCGTCCCCGACGCGCGACACGAGCCGCTCCCAGTCCAGCACGTCGCCGCTGCAGAGAATCAGGTGGACGACGTCCGACATGTCGTGCCGGTGCCGCTCGTTGATGAACAGGCGGTGCCAGATGAGCTCTTCGGCCGGCGCGATCCGCACCGGCTGCGCCGCCAGCACGCCGGCCTTGCTGTGCTCCACCCATCGACCGTCGATGAAGGCGACGCCGTTGCCCATGCCATATATAAGGTCCACGAACTTGTCGCCGATGAACCCTTTCGCCAGCCAGTGCAGCTCCTCGAGCCGCATCACGAACCCGGCCTCGTGCAGCGCCCGCGCCGCCGCCACCACCTGCGTCGGCTCGACGAACAGGTCGAGATCCTTGGTCTGGCGGTAGATGCCGGTGTGCTCGTAGATCGCGTAGGCCCCGGCCACCACATACGGCACGCCCGCAGCGTTGAGGGCCTGGAGTGCCCGGCGGTAGACTTCGCGTTCCTCTTCAGGTATCCAGAAGTCGCCATGTGTCAGCGACTTCCGTTCTTCGGGCGACAGGCGTCTCGGACGCCGTCCACGGACGCTTGGCAAGGGGCCTCCAAGGCAAATCTCAGCAACACTGAGGCCAAGTTCGGCTCAGGCCGGCCGTGGCTCGACACTTGATAACAGCGATGGCCGGCATTCCACAATACGACCCGCAACTGGCGCAACTCGTCAAGGAAGCACCCTCGGGTGCGGAGTGGCTGCACGAGCTGAAGTACGACGGCTACCGCATCGGGTGCCGGATCGACGGCCGATCGGTGACGCTTCTCAGTCGCAACGGGAAGGACTGGACGGAAGCGTTCCCGGAGATCGTGCGCGCGGCACAGTCGCTCCGTGTAAAATCCGCCCTCCTCGACGGCGAGGTCTGCGTCGTCCTGCCCGACGGGCGCACCAGCTTCCAGGGGCTGCAGAATCTCGCCGCCGCCGATCGGTCGCGGCTGGTCTACTTCGTCTTCGATCTGATCTATCTCGACGGCCGGTCGCTCGCCGCGGAGCCGCTGGAAGCCCGCAAGGCGGCGTTGAAGAAGATCGTTCGCGGCGAGCGCATCAAGTTCTCCGAGCATCTCGACGCGGACGGTCCGGAGGCTCACCGCGAGGCCTGCCGGCTGCGCCTCGAGGGGATCGTCTCGAAGCCGCGAAACGCCCCGTACCAGAGCGGCAAGCGCGTCGGGTGGCTGAAGACCAAGTGCGTCAGCCGCCAGGAGTTCGTCATCGGCGGTTTCACCGATCCGGAAGGATCGCGGGAAGGGATCGGCGCGATCCTGGTCGGCGTGTACGACGGGGGTCGTCTGCGGTTCGCCGGCAAGGTGGGCACCGGGTTCACGGTGAAGAGCGCGCGCGAGCTGCGGACGACGCTCAACCGTCTCGAGATTCCCTCCTCGCCATTCACGCCGCCACCGCCGGGCTGGCTCGGCCGCAACGCCCACTGGGTGAAACCGGCGCTGGTCGGCGAGGTCGAGTTCACCGAGTGGACCGGCGACGGGAAGATCCGGCACCCGTCGTTCCAGGGTTTGCGGCGCGACAAGCCGCCGGAAGCGGTGGTCCGCGAAGTCGCCGACGCGGCACCCGCTCCGGCGCGGACGCCCGGTAGACGCCGGGCGCGCCGTCCGCCGGCCGCCGCAGGGCCGCGGCCATCCGTGCGCGGCATCGGGATCAGTCATCCCGATCGCGTGATGTACGAGCGGCCGCGCCTCACCAAGCTGGAGGTGGCGCAGTACTACGACCGCATCGCAGAGGCGATGATGCCGCACGTGGATGGACGGCCGCTGACCCTGGTCCGCTGCGGCGAGGGGATCGCGCACGGGTGCTTCTACATGAAGCATTCCAAGGTGTGGTCGCCGCCGGCGCTGAGGCGCGTGAAGATCCGCGAGAAGACGAAGATCGGCGAGTACCTGGTCATCGAGTCGCCCGAGGCGATCGTGTCGCTGGTGCAGATGGACATTCTCGAGATCCACACGTGGAACACGCGGCACCAGAAGATCGAGCACCCGGATCGCATCGTCCTGGATCTGGACCCGGGGCCGGAGGTCGAGTGGAAGACGGTCGTCTCGTCCGCGAGGGCGGTGCGAAAGCTGCTGCAGACGCTGGATCTCGAGAGCTTCGTGAAGACCACCGGCGGCCGCGGACTCCACGTCGTCGTTCCGCTTGCGCCGGTGCACGACTGGGCGGCGTGCCTCGATCTCTCACGCGCCGTCGCCGAAGCGCTGACGCGCCACGATCCCGGCCTGTTCACGACGACGTTCTCGAAGCGGGGACGGGAGCGGCAGATCCTGGTGGATTACATGCGGAACAACCGGACCAACACGTCGGTTGCCGCGTTCTCGACCCGCGCCCGCGAAGGGGCGCCAGTGTCGATGCCGGTGTCGTGGACCGAGCTGACGCCGTCGCTGGACCCGGCGTCGTTCACCGCCGTGAGCGTGCCGCAGCGGCTCGCGCGGCAGCGGAAGGATCCGTGGGCAGAGTATTTCACGCTGAAGCAGCGCTTCTCGAAGAAAGCCGTGGCCTCCGTGTGATCCGTGGCTTCCGTGGCCTCAGCCGGCGAGCTCCTCCTGCAGCGGGAACCCGTGCTGGGCGCGTCCCTCGTCCCCTTCGTGTTCCGCGGTGGTCTTGTAGCGTTCGAACCGGCCGTCGGCGGCTTTCGCCGTGACGCGGTGCCGCAACTGCTCCATCTCGGCGGCGGTGAACGGCGTGAATCCGTTCGCGATCCTGACGTTCTGCTTCAGCACCTTCATCGAGTCGATGCCGCTGACCGTGGTCGCGACCGGCAGGCTCATCGCGTAGCGCAGCGCGTCGCCGGCGGAGATGACGCGCCTGGCCACGAAGTCGCCGCTCCCGCAGAGACTCTTCATGCCGATGGCGGCGATCCCCTGCCGCTGCAGCTCCGGCAGCACGCGCTGCTCGAAGCTGCGAAACGAGCCGTCGAACACGTTCAGCGGCAGCTGGCAGGCGTCGAAGGGATAGCCGAACGAGAGCATGCGCAGGTGAATGTCGGGATCCTTGTGGCCGGTGAAGCCGACGAACCGCACCTTCCCCTGCTCCCTGGCGCGATCGAGCGCCTCGACCACGCCGCCGGGGGCGAAGTGGAGATCGGGGTCGTTGTAGTACGCGCACTCGTGGATCTGCCAGAGGTCGAGCCGATCGGTCTTCAGCCGGCGGAGCGACTCCTCGAGCTGCCGCATCGCGACCTTGGCGTCGCGCCCGTGCGTGCAGACCTTGGTCATGAGGAAGACCTGGTCGCGCCGGCCGGCGAGGGCGCGCCCCATGCGCTCTTCGCTCTCGTGCTCGTGATACTCCCAGGCGTTGTCGAGGAAGGTGATGCCGGCGTCGATCGCGGCGTGGATGACGCGCGCCGCCTCGCGGGCCGAGCCGATCGATCCGAGATGATAGCCGCCGAGTCCGAGAATGGAGACCGACTGATCGGCGTGACGGCCGAACGGGCGTACCGGAATCATCGCGAGGTCCTCCAGACGGCGCGGCCGACGAAGAAGGGGCCGAGCCGGTCGAGATAAAGCGCGGTCTGCTGCGTCTTGCGCATCGACTGCACGACGGCGGAAAGCGGAAACAGCTCCTTGCCGATCAGGCCGATCACGAAATCGTTGTCGTCACGATCAAGACCGTGGCAGGCGAGGCGGATATCGTGGGCGTAGTCGGCGGCGCCGAATGCCATGCCGATCGAGCCGTGCTCGGCGAGAATCGTGCGCTGCTCCTGCTCCGGCAGCTGCGCGAAGCGGCCGCTGCGGCGGAGCGGATACCAGATCGCCCACGACCATGCCGGATTGAGCACGGTCCGGCGCGGCCGCTCGACGAGCGTCTCGTGCAGGTCGGGCTCGTAGCCGAGCGAATAGGTGCGGCCGAACATCGTGTATTCGGGCTTCAGCGCCATGCCGCCGCACGCGCCGCGTTTCAGCTCGGGGCGCAGCCGGTCGATGAACGCGTCAGGATCGCGCTCGAGCGCGAGCACGGCGATGCCGCGCGGATCGTTCAGGTCCTCGTAGACGACCGCTTCGATCCCGGCCGCCTCGAGCTGCCGCGCCACGGCGCGCGCGTCCTCGCATTCACCGAACGCGAGCAGCTGCATGAAGAGACGATCGTCGGACCGCTGGGGAACGCCGTCCTTGAGGCCGCCCTTTTCGCTGAGATCGGGCGGCTCGATGCGGCCGCGGCCTCGTTCCATAGACCTTCAACTCTATCAGGCGGCGCGCTTTTTGGATCGGTCCGCCTTTCTGATCCGGATCGGCGAGTTCGAAGCCGGCATCGCCGACGCGCTCGCACCGGAGCGTGACGCCGTACACCAGACGTCTTCGGCGCTGCGCGCGATCACCGAAGATGCCGCAGCCGCGTGGCTCGCTCTCGTCGAGACGGGCGACTCGCGGCAGAGCGGCGGATCGCTGGGCCGCCGCCTGACGCAGTTCGAAGCGGTGCGGCTGCCCATCCCGATCGAGCTGCGCGTATCCGAGGGCTACGCCTATTACGCGCTGTTCCCCGACACCTACGCCGCCGCGGCGCGGCGTTTCGCCGGCGACACAGGGGTGCGGCGGGTCCATGTCGTCGGCATCCGGAGCATCGGCACGTCCCTGTCGGCCGTCGTCGCCGCCGCGCTCCGGCGATCGGGCTGTGCCGTATCGACCAGCACCGTGCGGCCTCGCGGACACCCGTTCGATCGCACGCTGCAGGCCGACGCACGCTTCGCGAACAGTCCACCACCGACTCGCAGCGCGACAGCGGCACGCCGGGAACGAACGGCAGGTCGAGGAATCCGGAGCGCAGGTCGGTGGCCGCCTGTTTCACCGCCTCCGCGAAGTCGCGGTTGAAGCAGATGGCGTGGTCGTCGATGAAGACGTGAGCCGGCGGCTTGCGCCGGGTGATCGCACCCCACGAGATCCAGCAGGCCGTACTCGCGCAGCCACCGGCGCACGCCCGGCGGATGGCGCGTCGTAAAGACGACGACATCGAAGCCGTGGGCGCGGAGATCCTCGAGAAACTGCCGGGCGCCCGGACGCGGCGGGTCCCAATGGTCCGGATGGCGCCACCCGGTGTAGGCGTCGAGCACGCCGTTCAGATCGACGCACGCCAGCGGCCGTTCGGGATTGTCGAGGTTGAGGCGCGCCATTTACAATTATGGCGTCATGTCCACCGACGATCGCCAGGCGGCGCAGCGCCGCCTCAACGACCTGCTCACCATGGTGCGCGCCACGCCGACGCGCGAACAGTTCGCCCGATTGATCGAGGAGGCCGAAGCGCTCGATCGCGCGATCGCCGCCTTTCACCTCGAAGGGATCCGCTTCCGGATCTACAACGTCGATCGGATGGTGCAGCACCCGCCGGCGCCGCTTCCCGCGGACGCCACGGCCATCGTCGCCGACGTCCGCAGGCACCTCGAAGCCGCCGGCTTCCACACGCGCTCGCACCAATCGCCGACGTAGCGCGCCGCCGCTCGGCGCCAGCCGCTGCCCGCGATCCGCTCGCTGCCGACCTATTTCGGGTTGAGCACCTGATTCAGCTGGTTCGCCGTGATACGGAAGTGCGAGGCGTTCCACACAATCTTGCCGTCGCGCAGCAGGATGGCTTGCGGAGTTTCGTGGCGCAGCCCGAGCCGCTGCGCGACGGCGTCGGACAGCGGCCTGTGCGTCTGCACGGTGATCATGCGATACGCGATGTCGGAAGGTGCGTTGTCGATGTGCGACTGAAGTTCATCGAGCGCTTCCGCGCTCACACCGCAGTAGCGGCTGTGCTTGAACAGCAGGACCGGCCGCTCGTTCGATTCGAGAATGGCGGCGTCGAGAGCGGGCAGGTCCGTGAGCGGCACGAGTCGCGACATCCATCGAAGTGTAGCAGCCGCTTCCATCGTCAATCGAGCTCGGCGGCAGCAGAACCGCGGTGAGCGGTGAGCGGCCGGCGGCTATCCCCACAACCAGGCCGCGCCGCGAACGCCGCTCGAGTCCCCGTGTCTGGCGCGCGCCAGGCGCGTGTCGACGCGATCCGAGAACACCCACTCGGTCCAGATCTCGGGCACGCGGCGGTACAGCGAGGCGATGTTCGACAGGCCGCCGCCGAGCACGATGGCGTCCGGATCGAGCAGGTTGATCACGGTGGCCAGCGCCTTGGCCAGCCGCCGCGAGTACGTCTCGACCGCCTCGATCGCCTCGGCATACCCGCCGTCCGCCGCTTCCGCGATCTCGCGCGCCGTGAGCCCGCCGCCGCCGCGGTACGCCCGCTGCAGACCGGCGCCCGACAGGAACGTCTCGATGCAGCCGCGGCGGCCGCAATAGCACGGCGGTCCGGGCCACTCCGTCTCGTCCGGCCACGGCAGCGCGTTGTGGCCCCACTCCCCCGCGACGGCATTCGGCCCGACCAGCACCCGGCCGTCGACGACGATCCCGCCGCCCGTGCCGGTGCCGAGGATCACGCCGAACACGACGCGCGCGCCGGCGCCGCCGCCATCCGCCGCCTCCGACAGCGCGAAGCAGTTCGCATCGTTGGCCACGCGCACCGGGCGGCCGAGCGCGCGCTCGAGATCCGTGTGCAGCCGCCGGCCGATCAGCCACGTCGAATTCGCGTTCTTCACCAGGCCGGTGGCCGGCGAGATGCTGCCCGGCATCCCGACGCCGACCGTGCCGTGCGCGCCGGTCGCCCGCTCCACCTCGGCGACGAGGGCGGCGATCGCCGCAATCGTCCGCTGGTAATCGCCGCGAGGGGTATCGACGCGCCGGCGGAACCGCTCCGTGCCGTCGTCCGCGAGCGCCACCGCCTCGATCTTCGTGCCGCCGAGATCGACTCCGATCCGCACCTTCTCTCCTGTCCGGCTGATGTCACGCGCCGCCGAGCAGCAGCGGCACGATCGCCGCCGCCGGCCCGAGCGCGTGAATCTCCGGCACGTCCGCGGGCTCCGCCGGCTTCGGCGCGCGATGCGGATTGAACCATATCGCGCGGACTCCCGCGCGCGTCGCCCCGACGATGTCGTTCACCCAGGCGTCGCCGACCATGACCGCGGCCGCCGCGGCGACGCCGGCGCGGTCGAGCGCGATCGCGAAGATCCGCGGGTCCGGCTTCGCGACGCCGACGTCCTCGGACGCGACCAGCACGTCGACCAGCGGCGCCAGCCCGCAGTATTCGAGCTTGTCCTGCTGCTCGTCCAGCAGGTTGTTGGTGACGATCGCGATCCGCGCGTGCGGCCGCAGCGCCGCGAGCAGCGGAGCGGCACCGTCGAGCGCGCGGCGCGACGTCGTGTAGCCCGTCCGGTATGCCGCGGCCACCGCGTCCACCGCCGCCGCGTCGAGCGCCACGCCGAGCGCGAGGAACACGCGGCGGAATCGCTCCCGCCGCGCGTCGTCGAGGCCGATCCGTCCGGCCAGCACTTCGACGTGCATCTCTTCGAGATAGGCCGCGTGATGGCGCTCGAACTCGGCGAAGTCGAGATCCGGCGCATGCGCGCCGTGGACGGCCTGCAGCGCCGCGCGCGCCGACCGCCGGTGATCGAACAGCGTGTCGTCGAGGTCGAACAGAACCGCCCGCGCCGCCGGCCTACTCACCGGCCGTCGCGGACGCAGGAACTTCCGAGCCTCCCCGGACGGCGATCCACGCCAGCCGCGGGAGCAGCCGCGGGAATCGCCAGAGCAGCTGCCGCCGCGCGGCACGATACGAGAGGCGGCCGCTGGCGTAGTCGACCAGGATGCGCGAGAACTCGGGGCGCGACTGCGCGCCGCGGACCACGCGGTCCATGCGCGCGGCGCTGTGGAACAGATACTTCTGCACCAGGACCGAGTCGCGCAGCTCGGCGCCGATCTCGCGCTTCCAGGCGCGCACGTAGCGGCGCCGCGCGGCCGCCGGCTCGACCACCCCGCCGCGGCGCGCCGCGAGCACCGCGTCGGCGGCGAGATCGCCGGTGACCATCGCGTAGTAGATCCCTTCCGCCGAGAAGCCGTTGACGAAGCCGCCGGCGTCGCCGGCAAGCAGCACGCGGCCGGCCGCCGTCCGCCGCAGCGGACCGCCGATCGGGATCAGGAACGGTGTGAAGTTGCGGCGCTGCGACTCGCCGGCCATCAGGCCGCGGGCGCGGAGATCGCCCACGAAGGTCTGCTGCAAATCGTACGGCGTCAGATCGATCCGCGACTTGAAGTACGGCAGAACGTAGCCGATCCCGACGTTGACGTGCTCGCGCTTCGGGAAGATGTAGGCGTAGCCGTGCGCCCCGCCGTAGCCGTAGAACACCGACAGCGTGTCGGGCTCGGCGGCGCGCAGCGCGCTCACCGGCGTCTCCTCCATCATGTCGAGCGCGAGCCGTCCGGCGGGCCAGCCCGGATTGAGCCCGAGCCGCCGCGCGATGACGCTGTTGACGCCGTCGGCGGCGATCACGATGGGGGCGCGCAGCTCGCGTCCGTCGCGGGTGCGCAGCGTGACGCCCCCGGCGTCCTGCCGCGCCTGGGCGATCGCGGTGGACGGCAGGATCTCGGCCCCCGCCTCGCGCGCCAGCGCGACGAGGAGATAGTCGAACTCGACGCGGCGAATCAGGATCACCGCCGGACCGTTCGACTGCATCCGGAACACGCCGCCGGACGGCCCCTCGAGGTACAGGCTCGACACCGGATGGGTGGGGATCCGCGGCAGCGCCTCGGGCAGCCACGGGAATCGCGAGAGCACGCGCGTGCTGATGCCGCCGCCGCACGGCTTCTGCCGCGGCAGCGGATGGCGTTCGACGAGCAGCACCCGCATGCCGGCGCGCGCCAGCGACCGCGCGGCGGTCGCGCCGGCGGGCCCGGCACCGGCGACGATGACGTCCGCGTCGTGTTTCGGGCTCATGTTAGACTGACCGGACATGTCGGCGGCGGCCCTCCTCATCGCAGCAGAAAATCTCATGCCCGCCCTCCGCGACCGGATCAAGGTCGACGGAGAGATCCTGACGTTCCCCGACACCGAACCGATTCAGGCGCTGCAGACGATCATGGAGCAGCAGCCGGCCCTGGTCGTGCTCGAGCGGCTGTTCGCCGCGACGCCTCGCGGCGCCGCGCTGGTGAACCGGATCAAGAGCGATCCGCAGCTCGCGCACACCGAGGTGCGCGTGATGTCGCATACCGGCGACTACACCCGGCAGGTCGTCAAGCCGACGGCGACGAAGACGCCGGCGCCCGCCGCGGCGTCGGGCGGCGTCGCGCCGCAGGCCGGCGGCGCCGTCGCCACCGAAGAACCGCCGCGAGCGCTCGACTGGCACGGCACGCGCCGCGCGCCGCGCTTCCGCGTCCGCGACGGGGTCGAAGTGCAGCTCGATGGCAACCCGGCGGCGGTGGTGGATCTGTCGGTGGTCGGCGCGCAGGTGATCTCGCCGACCGTGCTGCGCCCGAACCAGAAGGTGCGAATCACGCTGCCGAACGAAGACTTCCTGCTCCGCTTCCGCGGCGCCGTGGCGTGGGCGAAGTTCGAGCTGCCGAAGTCCAGCAAGGCGCCGCAGTACCGCGCCGGGGTCGAGTTCACCGACGCCGACGCCGCGGCCGTCGATTCGGTGATCAGCCGCAACCGCGCCTAGCGACACCGCTCGCCTGCTCAGGATTACCGGCGCGCGCCGGCGGCCGCGAACCACCCCGCCGCGATCGATTCGCTGCGGATGATCGTGTCCTCGCGCGCCGAGCCCGTGGAGATCACCGCCGCGGGCACGCCGGTCAGTTCCTCGAGCCGCGCAACGTAGCTGCGCGCGCCCGCCGGCAGATCCGAGAAGCGGCGCGCCGCCCTGGTCGGCTCGCGCCAGCCGGCGATGGTTTCGTAGACCGGCTCGCACGCCGCCAGCTGCGCGATCTCGGACGGGAACTCGGTCAGCGTCGCGCCGTTGCAGCGATACGCGGTGCAGATCTGCAGCGTCTCCATCCCGTCGAGCACGTCCAGCTTCGTCAGCGCGAGCGCGTCGATGCCGTTCACGCGCACCGCATAGCGCACCGCCACCGCGTCGTACCAGCCGCACCGGCGCGGACGTCCGGTCACGGCGCCGAACTCCTGGCCGGTCTCCCGCAGCCGGTTGCCGACCTCGCCGAACAGCTCCGTCGGCAGCGGCCCTTCGCCGACGCGCGTGGTGTAGGCCTTGGCGACGCCGAGCACGCCGTCGATCGCCTTCGGCGGCAGCCCGAGCCCGGTGCACACGCCGCCGACGGTCGCGTTCGAGGACGTGACGTAGGGATACGTGCCATGATCGATGTCGAGCAGCGTCCCCTGCGCCCCCTCGAACATGATCGCGCGCCCGGCCTGCCGCGCGCGGGCGAGGAACAGCGACACGTCGGCCACCCAGGGGGACATCCTCGCCCACGCCGCGCGCAACCCTTCGAGCACCTGTCCGGTGTCCATCACCGAGTCGCCGATGATGCGATTGCGGGCGTCCACGTTGTGCTGCACGGCGCTCCGCAGCGCGTCGGTGTTGGCGAGATCGCCGACCCGCACGCCGCGCCTGGCGATCTTGTCCTCGTAGGCCGGCCCGATGCCGCGCGACGTCGTGCCGATCTTGCGCTCTCCCCGGCGCGCCTCGCTCAGCAGGTCCAGCTCGCGGTGATACGGCAGGATCAGGTGGGCCTTGTCGCTGATCACCAGGCGATCGCCGATCGGGATCCCCGCGGCGGCCAGCTCGTCGATCTCGGCAAACAGCGCCTGCGGATCGACCACCACGCCGTTGCCGATGACGCAGGTGATCCCCTCGTGCAGAATCCCGGACGGCAGCAGCCGCAGCACGAATTTGCGGCCGTTCGCGTAGACGGTGTGCCCGGCGTTGTGCCCGCCCTGATAGCGCGCGACGATGGAGAAGTTCGGCGTGAGCAGATCGACGATCTTGCCCTTGCCCTCGTCGCCCCACTGCGCGCCCAGCACCGCTATGTTCGTAGACATCGGTCCGAAGTATTCTAGTTGATCTCCGCATGATCACACTCGACGGCGCATCCCTCACGCTCGATCAGCTTGCCGCGATCGCCGACGACCACGCGCCGGTCGCGCTGGCGCCGGCCGCCGCGGCCGCGGTCGACGCGGCGCGCGCCGTCGTCGATCGCCATGCGACCGGCGACGCGGCGGTCTACGGCATCAACACCGGATTCGGATCGCTCGCCGAAGTGAAGATCCCGCGTCACGCGCTGGGCGAACTGCAGCGCAACCTGCTGCGCAGCCACGCCGCCGGGGTCGGCGAGCTGCTGCCGGCGCGCGCGGTGCGCGCGATGATGGCGCTTCGCGCCAACGTCCTGGCCAAAGGGTATTCGGGCGTGCGCCGCGAGACCCTCGAGCTGCTGATCGCGGCGCTGAACGCGCGCGTGCATCCGCTGGTCCCCAGCCGCGGCTCGGTCGGCGCGAGCGGCGACCTCGCGCCGCTGGCCCATCTGTCGCTGGTGCTGATCGGCGAGGGGCACGCGACGGTCGGCGGCGGCGACGAGGTGATCGACGGGCGCGCGGCGCTGGCGCGCGCCGGTTTGACGCCGGTCGAGCTCGGCGCCAAAGAGGGCCTGGCGCTGATCAACGGGACCCAGGCGTCGGCGGCGATTGCCGGGCTCGCGCTGCTCGGCGCGGAGCGGCTGGCGCGCGCCGCCGACATCGCCGCCGCGCTGTCGATCGACGGCCTGCGCGGCTCCTACCACCCGTTCGAGGCGCGGCTCCACGATCCGCGGCCGCATCCGGGCCAGCGCGCCGCCGCCGCCAACATGCTCGCGCTGCTGCGGCACAGCGCGATCAACAAGTCGCACGAGAACTGCGGCCGGGTGCAGGATGCCTACTCGATGCGCTGCGCGCCGCAGGTGCACGGCGCCGCCCGCGACGCCTTCGCCCACGCGCGGCAGGCGCTGGCCATCGAGATCAACGCCGCGACCGACAACCCGA
Coding sequences:
- the ligD gene encoding DNA ligase D; amino-acid sequence: MAGIPQYDPQLAQLVKEAPSGAEWLHELKYDGYRIGCRIDGRSVTLLSRNGKDWTEAFPEIVRAAQSLRVKSALLDGEVCVVLPDGRTSFQGLQNLAAADRSRLVYFVFDLIYLDGRSLAAEPLEARKAALKKIVRGERIKFSEHLDADGPEAHREACRLRLEGIVSKPRNAPYQSGKRVGWLKTKCVSRQEFVIGGFTDPEGSREGIGAILVGVYDGGRLRFAGKVGTGFTVKSARELRTTLNRLEIPSSPFTPPPPGWLGRNAHWVKPALVGEVEFTEWTGDGKIRHPSFQGLRRDKPPEAVVREVADAAPAPARTPGRRRARRPPAAAGPRPSVRGIGISHPDRVMYERPRLTKLEVAQYYDRIAEAMMPHVDGRPLTLVRCGEGIAHGCFYMKHSKVWSPPALRRVKIREKTKIGEYLVIESPEAIVSLVQMDILEIHTWNTRHQKIEHPDRIVLDLDPGPEVEWKTVVSSARAVRKLLQTLDLESFVKTTGGRGLHVVVPLAPVHDWAACLDLSRAVAEALTRHDPGLFTTTFSKRGRERQILVDYMRNNRTNTSVAAFSTRAREGAPVSMPVSWTELTPSLDPASFTAVSVPQRLARQRKDPWAEYFTLKQRFSKKAVASV
- a CDS encoding aldo/keto reductase; translation: MIPVRPFGRHADQSVSILGLGGYHLGSIGSAREAARVIHAAIDAGITFLDNAWEYHEHESEERMGRALAGRRDQVFLMTKVCTHGRDAKVAMRQLEESLRRLKTDRLDLWQIHECAYYNDPDLHFAPGGVVEALDRAREQGKVRFVGFTGHKDPDIHLRMLSFGYPFDACQLPLNVFDGSFRSFEQRVLPELQRQGIAAIGMKSLCGSGDFVARRVISAGDALRYAMSLPVATTVSGIDSMKVLKQNVRIANGFTPFTAAEMEQLRHRVTAKAADGRFERYKTTAEHEGDEGRAQHGFPLQEELAG
- a CDS encoding chlorite dismutase family protein; this translates as MERGRGRIEPPDLSEKGGLKDGVPQRSDDRLFMQLLAFGECEDARAVARQLEAAGIEAVVYEDLNDPRGIAVLALERDPDAFIDRLRPELKRGACGGMALKPEYTMFGRTYSLGYEPDLHETLVERPRRTVLNPAWSWAIWYPLRRSGRFAQLPEQEQRTILAEHGSIGMAFGAADYAHDIRLACHGLDRDDNDFVIGLIGKELFPLSAVVQSMRKTQQTALYLDRLGPFFVGRAVWRTSR
- the ytxJ gene encoding bacillithiol system redox-active protein YtxJ, whose translation is MEAAATLRWMSRLVPLTDLPALDAAILESNERPVLLFKHSRYCGVSAEALDELQSHIDNAPSDIAYRMITVQTHRPLSDAVAQRLGLRHETPQAILLRDGKIVWNASHFRITANQLNQVLNPK
- a CDS encoding ROK family protein, producing the protein MRIGVDLGGTKIEAVALADDGTERFRRRVDTPRGDYQRTIAAIAALVAEVERATGAHGTVGVGMPGSISPATGLVKNANSTWLIGRRLHTDLERALGRPVRVANDANCFALSEAADGGGAGARVVFGVILGTGTGGGIVVDGRVLVGPNAVAGEWGHNALPWPDETEWPGPPCYCGRRGCIETFLSGAGLQRAYRGGGGLTAREIAEAADGGYAEAIEAVETYSRRLAKALATVINLLDPDAIVLGGGLSNIASLYRRVPEIWTEWVFSDRVDTRLARARHGDSSGVRGAAWLWG
- a CDS encoding HAD-IA family hydrolase, which produces MSRPAARAVLFDLDDTLFDHRRSARAALQAVHGAHAPDLDFAEFERHHAAYLEEMHVEVLAGRIGLDDARRERFRRVFLALGVALDAAAVDAVAAAYRTGYTTSRRALDGAAPLLAALRPHARIAIVTNNLLDEQQDKLEYCGLAPLVDVLVASEDVGVAKPDPRIFAIALDRAGVAAAAAVMVGDAWVNDIVGATRAGVRAIWFNPHRAPKPAEPADVPEIHALGPAAAIVPLLLGGA
- a CDS encoding geranylgeranyl reductase family protein — encoded protein: MSPKHDADVIVAGAGPAGATAARSLARAGMRVLLVERHPLPRQKPCGGGISTRVLSRFPWLPEALPRIPTHPVSSLYLEGPSGGVFRMQSNGPAVILIRRVEFDYLLVALAREAGAEILPSTAIAQARQDAGGVTLRTRDGRELRAPIVIAADGVNSVIARRLGLNPGWPAGRLALDMMEETPVSALRAAEPDTLSVFYGYGGAHGYAYIFPKREHVNVGIGYVLPYFKSRIDLTPYDLQQTFVGDLRARGLMAGESQRRNFTPFLIPIGGPLRRTAAGRVLLAGDAGGFVNGFSAEGIYYAMVTGDLAADAVLAARRGGVVEPAAARRRYVRAWKREIGAELRDSVLVQKYLFHSAARMDRVVRGAQSRPEFSRILVDYASGRLSYRAARRQLLWRFPRLLPRLAWIAVRGGSEVPASATAGE